A genomic window from Antedon mediterranea chromosome 4, ecAntMedi1.1, whole genome shotgun sequence includes:
- the LOC140046384 gene encoding uncharacterized protein isoform X2 → MALVQACLTGKSREKPTKRKLGKDAECVEKKKKARTTFTGRQIFELEKQFEGKKYLSASERAEMAAMLKVTDTQVKIWFQNRRTKWKKLEGISNSEAAEHKIGGPRHLESMKRSDQQRPGTKDEHEPIDNGGKKSDVNNTSSDWPELADCKENEQLEKEQLQKTDEFSVPIEKEKTESEIDIIDIKSNESITVEQTSYLGLRDR, encoded by the exons atggccttggttcaagcatgtttaacag GTAAATCCAGAGAAAAACCCACGAAAAGAAAATTGGGGAAAGATGCGGAGTGTGTCGAGAAGAAGAAAAAGGCACGAACCACGTTCACAGGTCGACAGATATTTGAACTTGAAAAGCAGTTTGAAGGCAAAAAGTATTTATCGGCAAGTGAACGAGCAGAAATGGCCGCAATGTTAAAAGTAACAGATACACAG gtAAAAATATGGTTTCAGAATCGTCGAACAAAATGGAAGAAATTAGAAGGAATTTCAAATTCAGAGGCAGCAGAACATAAAATAGGAGGGCCACGACATTTGGAATCAATGAAACGAAGTGACCAACAGCGACCTGGCACGAAAGATGAACATGAACCAATAGATAATGGCGGAAAAAAAAGTGACGTCAACAATACGAGTTCTGATTGGCCAGAGCTTGCGGATTGTAAAGAAAACGAACAACTGGAAAAAGAACAATTACAGAAAACAGACGAATTTTCAGTAccaattgaaaaagaaaaaactgAATCAGAGATTGATATTATCGACATAAAATCGAACGAAAGCATAACAGTAGAACAGACATCGTATTTAGGCTTAAGAGATAGGTAA
- the LOC140046384 gene encoding uncharacterized protein isoform X1: MDGVIGIIHSMMGSPTSTYSYPLPGAVGTWHPHCYDNRGKQRTPYFIADILYGVRKDSKGRKTKYSFTLERTECEGKLLKREGSVSTDVSVEFSPSSWSCSSVVDADSRQFSDDNNDRRDATPSPDIHNSKSREKPTKRKLGKDAECVEKKKKARTTFTGRQIFELEKQFEGKKYLSASERAEMAAMLKVTDTQVKIWFQNRRTKWKKLEGISNSEAAEHKIGGPRHLESMKRSDQQRPGTKDEHEPIDNGGKKSDVNNTSSDWPELADCKENEQLEKEQLQKTDEFSVPIEKEKTESEIDIIDIKSNESITVEQTSYLGLRDR; encoded by the exons ATGGACGGAGTAATAGGTATTATCCATTCTATGATGGGATCGCCAACATCAACTTATTCCTATCCCCTCCCAGGGGCCGTCGGTACATGGCACCCTCATTGCTACGATAATAGGGGTAAGCAACGTACCCCTTATTTTATTGCCGACATCCTGTACGGTGTTCGAAAAGACAGTAAAGGTAGAAAAACGAAATACAGTTTTACTTTAGAAAGGACGGAATGCGAAGGGAAACTGTTAAAACGCGAAGGCAGTGTGAGTACCGATGTTAGTGTGGAGTTCAGCCCGTCGTCGTGGTCGTGCTCGTCCGTCGTAGACGCTGATTCTCGTCAGTTTTCAGACGATAACAACGACCGCAGAGATGCTACTCCATCACCAGATATACACAATA GTAAATCCAGAGAAAAACCCACGAAAAGAAAATTGGGGAAAGATGCGGAGTGTGTCGAGAAGAAGAAAAAGGCACGAACCACGTTCACAGGTCGACAGATATTTGAACTTGAAAAGCAGTTTGAAGGCAAAAAGTATTTATCGGCAAGTGAACGAGCAGAAATGGCCGCAATGTTAAAAGTAACAGATACACAG gtAAAAATATGGTTTCAGAATCGTCGAACAAAATGGAAGAAATTAGAAGGAATTTCAAATTCAGAGGCAGCAGAACATAAAATAGGAGGGCCACGACATTTGGAATCAATGAAACGAAGTGACCAACAGCGACCTGGCACGAAAGATGAACATGAACCAATAGATAATGGCGGAAAAAAAAGTGACGTCAACAATACGAGTTCTGATTGGCCAGAGCTTGCGGATTGTAAAGAAAACGAACAACTGGAAAAAGAACAATTACAGAAAACAGACGAATTTTCAGTAccaattgaaaaagaaaaaactgAATCAGAGATTGATATTATCGACATAAAATCGAACGAAAGCATAACAGTAGAACAGACATCGTATTTAGGCTTAAGAGATAGGTAA